A single region of the Brachypodium distachyon strain Bd21 chromosome 3, Brachypodium_distachyon_v3.0, whole genome shotgun sequence genome encodes:
- the LOC104584232 gene encoding uncharacterized protein LOC104584232, giving the protein MPEKPWALIPPSLSDLDRCLFAAATSITVRDGRFTDFWHDAWLDGMSPMDLAPDLFLIARRKHRRVRDACWQFKWVHDVAHGINPDNIQQFLFLFSRIEDAPALCEGNDSITWNLTPSGLYSAKSTYTAQFQGLLRKPFSCIVWHVWAPEKCRFFGWLLARGRIPTSDLLQLRGMPNDKWCPFCYATEESATHLLLDCRYARHLWSLVASWLGIALLQPASWPALTSTSCWWTNRIKAARPLGKRRRKGVASIIPLTLWETWKERNRRTFQHKLLLPSAVLLLIKGEAALWNRTGAGLGELVSGDDDVH; this is encoded by the coding sequence ATGCCGGAGAAGCCGTGGGCCTTGATCCCTCCCTCGCTTAGCGACCTGGACAGATGTCTGTTTGCTGCCGCCACTTCCATCACGGTTCGCGATGGTCGATTCACTGACTTCTGGCATGATGCCTGGCTTGATGGGATGAGCCCCATGGATTTGGCGCCGGATTTGTTCCTTATTGCTCGTCGCAAGCACCGCCGTGTTCGTGACGCTTGCTGGCAATTCAAATGGGTCCATGATGTTGCCCATGGCATTAACCCCGACAATATCCAAcagttcctcttcctcttctctcggATTGAGGATGCTCCGGCTCTGTGTGAGGGGAATGATAGCATCACGTGGAACCTTACCCCGTCCGGATTATATTCTGCTAAGAGCACATACACTGCTCAGTTCCAGGGTTTGCTACGAAAACCGTTCAGCTGCATTGTTTGGCATGTATGGGCTCCCGAGAAGTGCAGGTTCTTTGGCTGGCTCCTTGCCCGCGGTCGCATACCAACCTCGGACCTCCTGCAACTGCGGGGCATGCCCAACGACAAGTGGTGTCCCTTTTGCTACGCCACCGAGGAATCCGCTACTCATCTGCTCTTGGACTGCCGGTATGCGCGCCATCTTTGGTCTTTGGTCGCCTCTTGGTTGGGGATTGCCCTCCTCCAGCCTGCTTCCTGGCCGGCTCTCACCTCTACTTCTTGCTGGTGGACAAATCGTATTAAGGCGGCTCGACCGCTCGGCAAACGTCGCAGGAAGGGAGTTGCTTCTATTATCCCGCTCACCCTGTGGGAGACCTGGAAGGAGAGAAACCGCCGTACTTTCCAGCACAAGCTACTTCTCCCTTCGGCGGTGCTGCTCCTTATCAAGGGGGAGGCGGCTTTGTGGAATCGCACGGGGGCCGGGCTTGGCGAGTTGGTCTCCGGTGATGATGATGTCCATTAG